The following proteins are co-located in the Pseudomonadota bacterium genome:
- a CDS encoding glycosyltransferase family 2 protein — translation MPRAPKPSLTLAILAFNEEGNLGAAIREAVEFLSRALDDWEIVVVDDGSTDGTAAVARAAAEADPRIRVLTHRRNRGMGAGISSAIRAATKAHFVFNAADGQIAMAEIGRLLPLLDRAEIVLSIYENGRESALRATLSRAFRVYLRAAAGIRFELEGLYLFPTGAAKEIAPRIDAETFFFSFALVALGLERGLRAATTGVRCAPRRSGASKILHPLKLAAVAAEAARFGAARRHGS, via the coding sequence ATGCCGAGAGCGCCGAAGCCGTCCCTCACGCTCGCCATCCTCGCGTTCAACGAGGAAGGCAACCTCGGCGCCGCGATCCGCGAGGCGGTCGAGTTCCTCTCGAGGGCGCTCGACGATTGGGAGATCGTCGTCGTCGACGACGGCAGCACGGACGGGACCGCCGCCGTCGCACGGGCCGCGGCCGAGGCGGATCCGCGGATCCGCGTCCTGACCCACCGCCGCAACCGCGGCATGGGCGCCGGCATCTCGTCGGCGATCCGCGCGGCGACGAAGGCGCACTTCGTGTTCAACGCCGCGGACGGCCAGATCGCCATGGCGGAGATAGGGAGGCTGCTCCCGCTGCTCGATCGCGCGGAGATCGTGCTGTCGATCTACGAGAACGGCCGCGAGTCCGCCCTGCGCGCGACCTTGAGCCGCGCGTTCCGCGTCTACCTTCGCGCCGCCGCAGGCATCCGGTTCGAGCTCGAGGGGCTGTACCTCTTCCCGACCGGTGCGGCCAAGGAGATCGCACCGCGGATCGACGCCGAGACGTTCTTCTTCAGCTTCGCGCTCGTCGCGCTCGGCCTGGAGCGGGGCCTGCGCGCGGCGACGACCGGCGTGCGCTGCGCGCCGCGGAGATCCGGCGCCTCGAAGATCCTGCACCCGCTCAAGCTCGCAGCCGTCGCCGCGGAGGCGGCGCGGTTCGGCGCCGCGCGGCGCCACGGGAGCTAG